In Chiroxiphia lanceolata isolate bChiLan1 chromosome 2, bChiLan1.pri, whole genome shotgun sequence, a single genomic region encodes these proteins:
- the ADGRG7 gene encoding LOW QUALITY PROTEIN: adhesion G-protein coupled receptor G7 (The sequence of the model RefSeq protein was modified relative to this genomic sequence to represent the inferred CDS: inserted 1 base in 1 codon; deleted 3 bases in 2 codons; substituted 2 bases at 2 genomic stop codons), with protein MPSVHWDRMFVGITCCVVTVTLWALCIWELLRFKAGAHRARQRLGAVLQLPLYPVGSQAPNPKQCQSYAIWPHVPCACAWQAYTAARAQVGNIHCEHYRKGLQLHPSLRDQKYFIWIYVIFSFCALNFCDNSTSAVNVSENNIKPLTFERIVVGSIYFILSKEKCEPDAVNGNASIAIQMCSREGENPTLKPHQILNCNENLDSLVSQVIVLPSVIGGFTGSRNVGLPSSELRAAWGAREWEEEVFMPVTQRQGNAGPSKVSAIASNTHILTSMPDQLTTQNFTAAANVAVQIMEKLNVSEDLQASVAVMATVSQLLDANEREIIHNNLVNVTSSLTKTVEEFSLTGNISQPNVAIQFAPLKLSSSMIPFLAQRNTALGKCQSTKLEIQENVPGLLCDLSNEVQILSNILSNSSSDNGSVGFVLYRNYKLIQSRIYQSCNSLSKQIISGDIDGEIASSVGIAFGPKYNTSELQLRDHVCVFWDYSINDWSTAGCAKGRDQFLRCRCNHTTNFAVLMAFQIKYKYTKPLESISYIGLDLSMADLIATISFQIFTRKTXKSSVTWMLASLCFXMLIFNIIFISGIENHNARNHSSDTTGYHQQYPPYDNTSNTLLTSDVGDPPTDSWCTAVAVLLCYFFLATFALTALNSAQLYLLLLRATKPLPGHFLVTMSVTEWGIPTIVVAITLRVTYRGGKAXIYRQEKFCWLAALDQNQNFNVLKPMLWSFLLPATLITLFNISIFIKISTSVICKKDENLTRNKKDSLMKTMISIISTFVMLRITWMIGYLMLMSHERTSLVFSCLFCILNATQADKLRMQ; from the exons ATGCCTTCTGTCCACTGGGACAGAATGTTTGTTGGAATTACCTGTTGTGTAGTGACTGTGACCCTTTGGGCACTGTGTATTTGGGAGCTCCTCAGGTTTAAAGCAG GTGCTCACCGAGCAAGACAGAGGcttggagctgtgctgcagcttcccCTGTATCCTGTGGGTTCCCAGGCTCCCAATCCAAAGCAGTGTCAGTCCTATGCCATATGGCCCCATGTGCCATGTGCCTGTGCCTGGCAA GCATACACTGCAGCCAGGGCACAAGTGGGCAATATCCACTGTGAACATTATCGGAAGGGACTCCAACTCCATCCTTCACTTAGAGACCAG AAATATTTCATCTGgatatatgttattttttctttctgtgcattAAATTTTTGTGACAACAGTACCAGTGCCGTGAACGTTTCTGAAAACAATATAAAACCCCTTACTTTTGAACGGATCGTAGTGggtagt atttattttattctttccaaagaaaaatgtgaaccCGATGCTGTGAATG GTAATGCTTCAATAGCAATCCAGATGTGCtccagagaaggggaaaatcCTACTTTAAAGCCTCACCAAATTCTGAATTGTAATGAAAATCTGGACTCCTTAGTATCACAG GTTATTGTTCTGCCATCGGTAATAGGGGGTTTTACTGGGAGCCGTAATGTCGGGCTGCCATCTAGTGAGCTGAGGGCTGCTTGGGGAGCTAGGGaatgggaggaggaggtgttCATGCCAGTGACCCAGAGGCAAG GAAATGCAGGCCCCAGCAAGGTTTCAGCTATTGCCAGTAACACTCACATCCTCACCTCCATGCCAGACCAACTGACCACACAAAActtcactgctgctgcaaacGTCGCAGTGCAGATTATGGAAAAGCTAAATGTTTCAGAAGACCTTCA GGCATCTGTGGCAGTAATGGCTACGGTGAGTCAACTCTTGGATGCCAATGAAAGAGAAATCATCCACAATAATCTTGTCAATGTTACATCAAG cCTCACAAAAACAGTGGAGGAATTTTCTTTGACTGGCAACATCTCACAACCCAATGTTGCAATCCAGTTTGCTCCACTGAAATTAAGCTCCTCTATGATTCCGTTTTTGGCACAGAGAA ATACAGCACTGGGAAAGTGCCAGTCAACAAAActagaaatacaggaaaatgttCCTGGGCTTCTTTGTGACCTCAGTAATGAAGTTCAGATACTGTCCAACATTTTAAGTAACA GTTCATCAGACAATGGAAGTGTTGGATTTGTCCTGTATCGAAACTACAAACTCATCCAGTCAAGGATTTATCAGAGTTGCAATAGTTTGTCTAAACAAATCATCTCTGGCGACATTGATGGCGAAATAGCGAGCAGTGTTGGAATAGCCTTCGGTCCCAAG TACAACACATCTGAACTGCAGCTGCGTGATCATGTCTGTGTCTTTTGGGACTACTCTATCAATGACTGGAGCACTGCCGGCTGTGCAAAAGGAAGAGACCAGTTCCTGAGATGCAGGTGTAATCACACGACTAATTTTGCTGTCCTGATG GCCTTTCAGATcaaatataaatacacaaaGCCTTTGGAGTCTATTTCTTATATTGGTCTTGATTTGTCCATGGCTGACCTGATTGCTACCATTTCGTTTCAAATATTCACTAG GAAAACTTGAAAGTCATCTGTAACATGGATGTTAGCGAGTCTCTGCT TAATGCTCATTTTTAACATCATCTTCATCTCTGGAATTGAAAACCATAATGCCAGGAATCACAGCAGTGATACTACCGGCTACCACCAGCAGTACCCTCCTTATGATAACACCAGTAACACCTTACTCACTTCTGAC GTGGGAGATCCTCCCACAGACTCCTGGTGTACAGCTGTGGCTGTCCTactgtgctatttttttttggcaacatTTGCGTTGACAGCACTCAATTCTGCACAGTTGTACTTATTGTTGCTTAGAGCCACGAAGCCGCTGCCTGGACATTTCCTTGTAACCATGTCAGTAACTGAATGGG GAATCCCTACCATAGTAGTTGCAATAACACTCAGAGTTACttacagaggaggaaaagcttaAATCTACCGACAGGAAAAATT TTGCTGGCTTGCAGCACTGGAccaaaatcagaattttaatgtGCTAAAGCCGATGTTGTGGTCATTCCTCTTGCCAGCGACACTCATAACCCTGTTTAACATCTCGATCTTCATCAAGATCAGTACCTCTGTGATATGTAAGAAGGATGAAAATTTGACAAG gAATAAAAAGGATTCACTAATGAAAACTATGATTAGCATTATCTCTACATTTGTAATGCTCAGAATCACCTGGATGATAGGCTACCTTATGTTAATGAGTCATGAAAGAACAAGTCTTGTTTTCAGCTGtctgttttgcattttgaatgCTACCCAG GCGGACAAGCTCCGAATGCAATGA